The Candidatus Koribacter versatilis Ellin345 genome has a segment encoding these proteins:
- a CDS encoding aldo/keto reductase, whose product MTDEQKNRELDRREFLGISVGAAMLFGMNGYPGLAQDKTGVQYRTLGHTGERVSCIGLGGYHIGIQGSEDESIRIIRRAIDGGINFLDNCWDYNDGGSEVRMGKALRDGYRKRAFLMTKIDGHDGKTATKQLEDSLRRLQTDHLDLLQFHEVIRPTDPDRIFAANGSFEAMQKAKQAGKIRYLGYTGHKDPEIHLKMLSTALAHNWTPDSVQMPLNVMDTHFNSFEHKVLPELVKHNIGVLGMKPMGSGVILQSKVVTPVECLTYALSLPTSVVITGCDSMQVVDQALKVAREFKPPSEKEVAALRAKTAPVAMAGKYELYKTSSNFDGTAHNPQWLGGAP is encoded by the coding sequence ATGACCGACGAGCAAAAGAACCGCGAATTGGATCGGCGTGAGTTCCTCGGGATCTCCGTCGGAGCAGCGATGCTGTTCGGCATGAATGGCTATCCAGGTCTCGCGCAAGACAAGACCGGTGTGCAATACCGTACCCTCGGCCACACCGGCGAACGTGTCTCGTGCATCGGCCTCGGTGGATACCACATCGGCATCCAAGGCTCGGAAGACGAGAGCATCCGCATCATTCGTCGAGCGATCGATGGCGGCATCAACTTCCTCGACAACTGCTGGGACTACAACGACGGTGGCAGCGAAGTCCGCATGGGCAAGGCCCTGCGCGATGGCTATCGCAAGCGTGCCTTCCTAATGACCAAAATTGACGGGCACGACGGTAAGACCGCGACGAAACAACTCGAAGACTCCCTCCGTCGCCTCCAGACGGATCACCTCGACTTGTTGCAATTCCACGAAGTCATTCGGCCCACCGATCCCGACAGGATCTTTGCCGCCAACGGCTCATTCGAAGCGATGCAGAAGGCCAAGCAGGCTGGAAAGATTCGTTACCTTGGCTACACCGGCCACAAGGATCCCGAGATCCACCTGAAGATGTTGAGCACGGCGCTCGCGCACAATTGGACGCCCGACTCCGTCCAAATGCCGCTGAACGTCATGGACACACACTTCAACAGCTTCGAACACAAAGTCCTGCCCGAACTGGTGAAGCACAACATCGGCGTGCTCGGTATGAAGCCCATGGGCAGTGGCGTCATCCTGCAGAGCAAGGTCGTCACGCCCGTCGAGTGCCTGACCTATGCACTCAGCTTGCCGACCAGCGTCGTCATCACTGGTTGCGATTCCATGCAAGTCGTCGATCAGGCGCTGAAGGTCGCGCGTGAGTTCAAGCCGCCCAGCGAAAAAGAAGTCGCAGCTCTTCGCGCGAAAACCGCACCGGTTGCGATGGCAGGGAAGTACGAGCTCTACAAGACTTCGAGCAATTTCGACGGCACCGCTCACAACCCGCAGTGGCTCGGCGGGGCACCTTAG
- a CDS encoding VOC family protein — translation MPIVDVKKPGQFCWVELATTDQSAAKKYYQSLFGWTSDDVPMGPDAFYTMFKLNGHDAAACYALRPDQLERGVPVHWSLFISTNNTDESAKRATELGANIILPPFDVMGAGRMAVMHDPTGAVFSLWQAAESTAHLVKGEEGAFCWADLLTKDREKAVAFYTALFGWTIEKEDESPAHGYYHIKSGEDYIGGMPPSESLPPGTHTHWSVYFQTSDCAAKTAQAVSLGGRAFVSNMKIEGAGTMSVVADPQYGTFCIFESSRK, via the coding sequence ATGCCGATCGTAGACGTGAAAAAGCCCGGTCAATTCTGCTGGGTGGAACTGGCCACCACCGACCAGTCCGCCGCGAAAAAGTATTACCAGTCGCTCTTCGGTTGGACCTCCGATGACGTCCCCATGGGGCCGGACGCGTTCTACACCATGTTCAAACTCAACGGCCACGATGCGGCTGCTTGTTACGCGTTGCGTCCCGACCAACTCGAGCGCGGCGTCCCTGTGCATTGGAGCCTGTTCATCTCGACGAACAATACGGACGAATCCGCCAAGCGTGCCACCGAGCTCGGCGCCAACATTATCCTGCCGCCTTTTGACGTGATGGGTGCGGGACGCATGGCGGTCATGCACGATCCCACCGGCGCTGTCTTTTCTCTGTGGCAGGCTGCAGAGAGCACCGCCCACTTGGTGAAAGGGGAGGAGGGCGCTTTCTGTTGGGCCGATCTGCTCACGAAGGACCGCGAGAAGGCTGTCGCGTTCTACACGGCGCTCTTCGGCTGGACGATCGAGAAAGAAGATGAGAGCCCCGCCCACGGCTACTATCACATCAAGAGTGGCGAGGACTACATTGGCGGGATGCCGCCCTCAGAAAGCCTGCCGCCGGGAACGCACACCCATTGGAGTGTGTACTTCCAGACCAGCGACTGCGCTGCGAAGACTGCCCAGGCCGTGTCTCTCGGGGGTCGCGCTTTCGTGTCGAACATGAAGATTGAGGGCGCGGGCACAATGTCCGTTGTTGCTGACCCACAGTACGGTACCTTCTGCATCTTCGAGTCTTCCCGGAAGTAA
- a CDS encoding helix-turn-helix transcriptional regulator: protein MRNRVRDLRSERAWSQADLADRLEVSRQTVNAIETGKYDPSLPLAFRIAALFRNRIEEVFFPEK, encoded by the coding sequence GTGAGGAACCGGGTGCGGGACCTGCGCTCAGAGCGCGCGTGGTCGCAAGCAGACCTCGCGGACAGGCTCGAAGTATCGCGGCAAACGGTGAATGCGATCGAGACCGGAAAGTACGACCCGAGCTTGCCGTTGGCTTTTCGAATTGCGGCCCTATTCAGGAACAGGATCGAAGAAGTTTTCTTCCCAGAGAAGTAA
- a CDS encoding ABC transporter ATP-binding protein — translation MPNTVELRGVTKRYDEFLAVDHISFEIREGSVFGMLGPNGAGKTSTIRMMMGITLPDEGEVLCFGQRFERKHLERIGYMPEERGLYKNMKVLDHLVFLGQLKGLSEAEAKRRAMDWAQRLDIADWTGKRVEELSKGMQQKIQFIATLLNDPPLVIMDEPFSGLDPANAVQLKDVLIELKKSGKTILFSTHRMDTVERLCDTICLVDHGKVVLIGDLKQIKSSYGKNSIQLEYEGDRSFLNDKTLVESSNDYGNYVEIKMVNGADSQALLRLISAKARINKFELVEPSLEAIFIDVVSRDEVTTHA, via the coding sequence ATGCCGAACACAGTAGAACTGCGGGGCGTCACCAAGCGATACGACGAGTTCCTCGCAGTGGACCATATTTCGTTCGAGATCCGCGAGGGCAGCGTGTTTGGGATGCTCGGGCCGAACGGTGCGGGTAAGACCTCGACGATCCGCATGATGATGGGCATTACATTGCCCGATGAGGGCGAGGTGCTTTGCTTCGGGCAGCGCTTCGAACGCAAACATCTGGAGCGTATTGGCTATATGCCGGAAGAGCGCGGCCTGTACAAGAACATGAAGGTGCTCGATCACCTGGTATTTCTCGGGCAACTCAAAGGCCTGAGCGAGGCAGAGGCGAAACGCCGCGCGATGGATTGGGCGCAACGGCTGGACATTGCCGACTGGACGGGCAAGAGAGTCGAAGAGCTCTCGAAGGGCATGCAGCAGAAGATCCAATTCATCGCGACTCTGCTGAACGATCCGCCATTGGTGATTATGGACGAGCCCTTCTCCGGGCTCGATCCGGCGAATGCCGTCCAATTGAAGGACGTGCTGATCGAACTGAAGAAGAGCGGCAAGACGATTCTCTTTTCCACGCACCGTATGGATACGGTAGAGCGGCTTTGCGACACGATTTGCCTTGTAGACCACGGCAAGGTCGTTCTGATTGGCGATCTCAAGCAGATTAAGAGTAGCTATGGGAAGAACAGTATTCAACTGGAGTATGAAGGCGATCGGTCTTTCCTAAATGATAAGACGCTTGTCGAATCGTCGAACGATTATGGGAACTACGTAGAGATCAAGATGGTGAATGGCGCGGATTCACAAGCACTGCTGCGTTTGATCTCCGCAAAAGCTCGAATAAATAAGTTCGAACTCGTAGAACCCTCACTGGAGGCGATCTTTATCGATGTGGTGAGCAGAGATGAGGTGACCACCCATGCGTAA
- the fabF gene encoding beta-ketoacyl-ACP synthase II: MTRRVVVTGLGLICGVGNTVDEVWANLLAGKSGVARITEFNDDIEKYACKIAAQVKNFDPLNFVEKKEAKKMARFIHLALAAAHEAMASSGLQVTDDLAERVGVHIGSGIGGFDVIEREHKACLEGGPRKISPFFIPAAIVNLAAGHVSIKYNAKGPNEATCTACTSSAHAIGDAFKIIQREDADVMICGGSEAAVTSMGVGGFAAMRALSTRNDDPERASRPWDKDRDGFIIGEGAGIMVLEELEFAKARGAKILAEVVGYGMSGDANHITQPAPEGDGGFRVMRNAMRDAKITPDQVGYVNAHGTSTPIGDVLESVAIKRAFGDFAKKLAVSSTKSMTGHLLGGAGGLEAGITALALRDQIIPPTINLDHPDAECDLDYVPHTARKIQMEHAISNSFGFGGTNGCLVFKRWSE; the protein is encoded by the coding sequence TTGACTCGCCGCGTTGTTGTTACCGGACTAGGGCTGATCTGCGGGGTTGGCAACACTGTGGATGAAGTGTGGGCCAATCTGCTGGCCGGCAAAAGTGGCGTTGCCCGAATTACCGAGTTCAACGACGACATAGAGAAGTACGCCTGCAAGATCGCCGCGCAGGTGAAGAACTTCGATCCGCTCAACTTCGTGGAAAAGAAAGAAGCGAAGAAGATGGCGAGGTTCATTCACCTGGCGCTCGCGGCGGCCCATGAGGCGATGGCGTCATCGGGACTGCAGGTAACGGACGACCTCGCGGAACGCGTTGGTGTCCACATCGGTTCAGGCATCGGCGGGTTCGACGTCATCGAGCGTGAGCACAAAGCTTGCCTTGAAGGCGGACCACGCAAGATCTCGCCCTTTTTTATCCCTGCTGCAATCGTTAACCTTGCTGCCGGTCACGTCAGCATCAAATACAACGCCAAGGGCCCGAACGAGGCCACATGTACGGCTTGCACGTCGAGCGCACACGCAATCGGCGATGCCTTCAAGATCATCCAACGGGAAGATGCCGATGTGATGATCTGCGGCGGCAGTGAAGCGGCTGTCACTTCGATGGGCGTCGGCGGCTTTGCCGCCATGCGCGCACTCTCTACGCGTAACGACGATCCGGAGAGGGCGAGTCGCCCGTGGGACAAGGATCGCGACGGCTTCATCATCGGCGAAGGCGCGGGCATCATGGTGCTGGAAGAGCTTGAGTTTGCCAAAGCTCGTGGCGCCAAGATCCTGGCCGAAGTCGTAGGCTACGGCATGAGCGGAGACGCCAACCACATCACGCAACCAGCGCCGGAAGGCGATGGTGGATTCCGTGTGATGCGGAACGCGATGCGCGATGCCAAGATCACTCCGGACCAGGTCGGCTACGTGAATGCCCATGGAACTTCAACGCCGATCGGTGACGTACTGGAGTCAGTTGCGATCAAGCGTGCATTTGGCGATTTCGCAAAGAAGCTTGCCGTGAGCTCGACGAAGTCGATGACCGGACACCTGCTTGGCGGCGCCGGCGGACTGGAAGCCGGCATTACTGCTCTGGCGCTGCGCGACCAGATCATTCCGCCAACGATCAACCTCGATCACCCCGATGCAGAATGCGATCTGGACTACGTGCCGCATACGGCACGGAAGATCCAGATGGAGCATGCGATTTCGAATTCATTTGGGTTCGGCGGAACGAATGGGTGCCTGGTGTTTAAGCGGTGGAGTGAGTAA
- a CDS encoding lysophospholipid acyltransferase family protein produces the protein MPDPKRDEQPKYSLVQRIKFSLAATIIAGFVRLVGITLRHTMSFDPNSIQPDLSDLKGRIFPFWHRCVFPAIWVFRGRDLAVMTSRSADGEYIARVIEKFGFPAVRGSSSRGGAQALRQLRAMIENKRNAVFTIDGPRGPRYVAKRGPILLASMTGAPIVCFYVAVKSAWVFNSWDRFVLPKPFSRIHTHVAEQLTVPVELDDNGIEKYRLVMQDRLEHATRLAEEKLGVPPVPAGEAKRGTVSEE, from the coding sequence GTGCCCGATCCCAAGCGTGATGAGCAGCCAAAATACTCGCTGGTGCAGCGAATCAAGTTTTCGCTGGCGGCGACAATCATCGCGGGATTCGTACGCCTGGTGGGGATCACGCTGCGGCACACGATGTCGTTCGATCCGAATTCCATTCAGCCGGACCTAAGCGATTTGAAGGGCAGGATCTTTCCCTTCTGGCATCGCTGCGTATTTCCTGCCATCTGGGTTTTTCGCGGACGCGATCTAGCGGTCATGACGAGCCGCAGCGCAGATGGCGAATACATCGCGCGGGTGATCGAAAAGTTTGGATTCCCTGCGGTGCGTGGCTCGAGCTCGCGAGGAGGGGCACAAGCCTTGCGCCAACTGCGCGCGATGATCGAGAACAAACGCAATGCGGTGTTCACGATCGATGGTCCGCGTGGGCCACGTTATGTCGCAAAGCGTGGACCGATCTTGCTGGCCAGCATGACGGGCGCACCGATTGTGTGCTTCTACGTCGCGGTAAAAAGTGCGTGGGTATTCAACTCCTGGGACAGGTTCGTCCTACCGAAGCCGTTCTCGCGGATTCACACGCACGTGGCAGAACAATTGACCGTGCCGGTAGAGCTCGATGACAATGGCATCGAAAAATACAGACTGGTGATGCAGGATCGATTGGAGCATGCGACGCGACTGGCGGAAGAGAAGCTAGGAGTGCCACCAGTCCCGGCCGGAGAGGCAAAGAGGGGCACAGTTTCCGAAGAATAA
- a CDS encoding class I SAM-dependent methyltransferase, with amino-acid sequence MTSPDKSNGYEQIAARYIAGRGTDPDETGAVEVAEWGRTLPSGATVLDLACGTGVPISLALMNCGLNVYGVDASPSMVAAFRERFPGVPVQCSAVEESDFFGKKFDGVVAWGLMFLLEPETQYRLIAKVGAHLVSGGKFVFTAPWQTCMWKDLMTQRISISLGQEAYIDAIENAGMRVVGHNTDGGQNYYYLCEKDRG; translated from the coding sequence ATGACCAGTCCAGACAAATCAAACGGCTATGAGCAGATTGCGGCGCGGTACATAGCAGGTCGTGGCACGGATCCCGATGAAACCGGTGCGGTGGAAGTTGCGGAGTGGGGACGAACACTGCCTTCTGGAGCGACGGTACTCGATCTTGCCTGCGGGACCGGCGTGCCGATTTCGTTGGCGCTGATGAATTGCGGTTTAAACGTATATGGGGTGGATGCGTCGCCGAGCATGGTGGCGGCATTTCGCGAGAGGTTCCCTGGCGTTCCGGTGCAGTGCTCGGCGGTGGAAGAGTCGGACTTCTTTGGCAAGAAGTTTGACGGCGTGGTCGCGTGGGGATTGATGTTTTTGCTGGAGCCAGAAACGCAGTATCGGCTCATCGCGAAGGTGGGCGCCCACCTGGTGAGTGGTGGGAAGTTTGTGTTCACGGCACCCTGGCAAACCTGCATGTGGAAAGATTTGATGACGCAAAGGATCTCGATTTCGCTTGGCCAGGAAGCGTACATCGACGCGATCGAAAATGCGGGGATGCGGGTGGTAGGACACAACACGGATGGCGGGCAGAATTATTACTATCTTTGCGAAAAGGATAGGGGCTGA
- a CDS encoding ABC transporter permease yields MRNILLVFKREYLERVRKKSFLVMTVLVPAIMFGSIYIPIKFAGKGGLEKRTVTIVAPTQELADAVKQQLLEIAGHDDDPFNSKDGDKKPAQSPYTVNTSTTTDDAAKQDLRNQVSDGKINGFLWISLESLKDRKFNYFSKDSTNFSEQISLQSSLRAALTSHDLSSRGLKEQEIKDVLKPVSVDAVRVEKGKESSTSGIGLFFVSFLMVLLMYMTVLIYGIAVMRSVIEEKGSRIMEVMLSSVTPRDLMAGKLLGVGAVGLTQIGIWITLSVVTTSPLVAAAKSMTNGFHIPVMNIVYFVVFFLLGYMLYSVLYAAIGAMVNSEQEAQQIQFVVMAPLIFAIAFVQVVIQHPSAQLAVWLSMIPFCAPMLMFVRIVVETPPWWQIAICIGLMVATIYGLLLVCARIYRVGILMYGKRPTLPELMKWLKYAG; encoded by the coding sequence ATGCGTAATATCCTGCTGGTGTTCAAGCGCGAATACCTGGAACGTGTGCGCAAAAAGTCATTCTTAGTAATGACCGTTCTTGTGCCCGCGATTATGTTCGGCTCGATCTACATCCCTATAAAGTTTGCCGGAAAGGGCGGGCTAGAGAAGCGCACGGTGACCATTGTGGCGCCGACGCAGGAGTTGGCGGACGCGGTGAAGCAGCAGTTGCTCGAGATCGCAGGGCACGACGACGATCCATTCAACTCAAAGGATGGAGACAAGAAACCGGCCCAATCTCCGTACACGGTGAATACCAGCACCACCACCGACGATGCTGCGAAGCAAGACCTGCGCAACCAGGTGAGCGATGGAAAGATCAATGGCTTCCTGTGGATCAGTCTCGAGTCTCTAAAGGACCGGAAGTTCAACTACTTTTCGAAAGACTCGACGAACTTCTCGGAGCAGATATCGCTGCAGTCGTCGCTTCGGGCTGCACTGACCAGCCACGACCTAAGCAGCCGCGGATTGAAAGAGCAGGAGATCAAGGACGTTCTAAAGCCTGTGTCGGTGGATGCGGTGCGGGTAGAGAAGGGCAAGGAAAGCAGCACCAGTGGCATCGGCTTGTTCTTCGTCTCGTTCCTGATGGTTCTCCTCATGTATATGACGGTTTTGATTTACGGCATAGCTGTAATGCGGTCAGTGATCGAGGAAAAGGGTTCGCGCATTATGGAAGTGATGCTGTCATCCGTGACGCCGCGCGATTTGATGGCCGGAAAGCTGTTGGGTGTGGGTGCAGTCGGCCTGACACAAATTGGCATATGGATCACCTTGAGCGTTGTGACGACGAGCCCGCTGGTAGCGGCGGCAAAGAGCATGACCAACGGCTTCCACATCCCGGTCATGAACATTGTGTACTTCGTCGTGTTCTTCCTGCTGGGTTACATGCTCTACAGTGTGCTTTACGCGGCGATCGGGGCCATGGTGAACAGCGAACAGGAGGCACAGCAGATCCAGTTCGTTGTGATGGCGCCGCTGATCTTCGCAATCGCGTTCGTGCAGGTGGTCATCCAGCATCCGAGTGCACAACTGGCAGTGTGGCTCTCGATGATTCCCTTCTGCGCGCCGATGCTGATGTTCGTACGTATCGTGGTCGAGACGCCGCCATGGTGGCAGATCGCGATCTGTATCGGATTGATGGTAGCGACGATTTACGGACTGCTCCTGGTGTGCGCACGGATCTACCGCGTAGGTATCCTGATGTACGGCAAGCGTCCGACGCTGCCGGAACTGATGAAGTGGTTGAAGTACGCAGGTTAG
- a CDS encoding M13 family metallopeptidase — protein sequence MKKFLSVATSAVLAVSMGFAQKPANDQQAEKTAAKKGTKGFDINALDRSTDPCTDFYQFACGSWIKNNPIPSDQARWGRFSELLERNQMILRDILEKQRAANANRDAIDQKIGDYYDACMDEKGIDAKGLDPLKSTLDSIAAVKDKSELPALLGKLHRTGLEPLFGFGPEPDFKNAKMMGASVDQGGLGLPEKDYYSRDDAKSVELRKAYVEHITNMFKLAGESADQAAKDAQTVMTFETTLAKNSMSVVERRDVQKLYNPKTKAEFIALTPAFDWNKYLVALDAPSFEKINLDSPNYIAKLNEVVQSNSLDDIKTYLRWQTLHGAARALPTPFVNENFSFYGKTLTGAKEIRPRWKRCVQFTDNQLGEALGQAYVKVAFPPDAKDRMEKMVHNLEASMKTDIEGLDWMTAETKKAAIVKLSMINDKIGYPDKWRDYSRYNVVRGDFLGNTMRGNEFETQRQLDKINKPVDRTEWGMTPPTVNAYYNPQENNINFPAGILQPPFFDNKLDDGVNYGAIGAVIGHEMTHGFDDEGREFDGSGDLRNWWTEADGKAFEQRAQCLVDEYDSFIATDDVHVRGKLTLGENTADNGGLRVALMALESTFNGKEPAKIDGFTAQQRAFLGFAQVWCENQTPQALRVQAQTNPHSPGKWRTNGVMRNMPEFRKAFGCKEDAPMAPTNACRVW from the coding sequence ATGAAGAAATTCCTATCGGTCGCGACCTCTGCCGTCCTGGCGGTTTCCATGGGCTTCGCCCAGAAACCAGCCAACGATCAGCAGGCCGAGAAGACCGCGGCCAAGAAGGGCACGAAGGGCTTCGATATCAACGCCCTCGATCGCAGCACTGATCCTTGTACCGACTTCTACCAGTTCGCATGCGGTAGCTGGATCAAGAACAACCCGATTCCTTCCGACCAAGCCCGTTGGGGACGCTTCTCAGAACTCCTCGAGCGCAATCAGATGATCCTGCGCGACATCCTCGAGAAACAGCGTGCAGCCAATGCCAACCGTGACGCGATCGACCAGAAAATCGGCGATTACTACGACGCTTGCATGGACGAAAAGGGCATCGACGCCAAAGGCCTCGATCCTCTGAAGTCGACACTCGACAGCATCGCCGCGGTGAAAGACAAATCAGAATTGCCCGCGCTCCTTGGCAAACTGCACCGAACCGGCCTCGAGCCGCTGTTCGGGTTCGGTCCGGAGCCGGATTTCAAGAACGCGAAAATGATGGGCGCTTCGGTGGACCAGGGTGGCCTCGGCCTGCCGGAAAAAGACTACTACTCGCGTGACGACGCCAAGTCCGTCGAACTTCGCAAGGCCTATGTTGAACACATCACCAACATGTTCAAACTCGCCGGTGAGTCTGCAGACCAGGCCGCGAAAGACGCGCAGACGGTGATGACCTTCGAGACCACGCTGGCGAAGAACTCTATGAGCGTAGTCGAACGTCGCGACGTGCAGAAGCTATACAACCCCAAGACGAAGGCGGAATTCATCGCGTTGACGCCGGCTTTCGATTGGAACAAATACCTCGTCGCACTCGATGCCCCGTCGTTCGAAAAGATCAACCTCGACTCGCCCAATTACATTGCGAAGCTGAACGAGGTTGTCCAAAGCAACTCGCTCGACGACATCAAGACGTACCTTCGTTGGCAGACTTTGCACGGCGCTGCCCGCGCGCTCCCAACGCCCTTCGTGAACGAGAATTTCTCGTTCTATGGGAAGACGCTCACCGGTGCGAAAGAGATCCGTCCGCGCTGGAAACGTTGCGTACAGTTCACGGACAATCAACTCGGTGAGGCGCTAGGCCAGGCATATGTAAAAGTCGCTTTCCCGCCCGACGCAAAGGACCGCATGGAAAAGATGGTCCACAATCTCGAGGCTTCGATGAAGACCGATATCGAAGGCCTCGATTGGATGACGGCAGAAACCAAGAAGGCCGCCATCGTCAAACTTTCGATGATCAATGACAAGATCGGCTATCCCGACAAGTGGCGTGACTACAGCAGGTACAACGTTGTTCGTGGCGACTTCCTGGGCAACACCATGCGCGGCAACGAGTTCGAAACGCAACGTCAGCTCGACAAGATCAACAAGCCCGTGGATCGCACCGAGTGGGGCATGACGCCGCCGACCGTGAACGCCTATTACAACCCGCAGGAAAACAATATCAACTTCCCGGCGGGCATTTTGCAGCCCCCGTTCTTCGACAATAAGCTCGATGATGGCGTGAACTACGGCGCGATCGGTGCTGTGATCGGCCACGAAATGACCCACGGGTTCGATGACGAAGGCCGTGAATTCGACGGCAGCGGCGATCTCCGCAACTGGTGGACCGAAGCTGACGGCAAAGCCTTTGAGCAGCGCGCCCAGTGTTTGGTGGACGAGTATGACAGCTTCATCGCCACCGACGACGTGCACGTTCGCGGCAAGCTGACCCTCGGCGAAAACACTGCCGACAACGGCGGTCTCCGCGTCGCGCTAATGGCGTTGGAATCCACGTTCAATGGCAAGGAGCCAGCGAAGATTGACGGCTTCACGGCCCAGCAGCGCGCGTTCCTTGGCTTCGCGCAAGTGTGGTGCGAGAACCAGACTCCACAAGCCCTTCGCGTGCAGGCCCAGACCAACCCGCACTCTCCTGGCAAGTGGCGTACCAACGGTGTCATGCGCAACATGCCCGAGTTCCGCAAGGCGTTCGGTTGCAAGGAAGACGCGCCCATGGCGCCGACAAACGCATGCCGCGTCTGGTAA
- the acpP gene encoding acyl carrier protein translates to MASVEEKVKQIIVEQLGVDEGEVTPNASFVDDLGADSLDTVELVMAFEEAFEIEIPDEDAEKIRTVKDAVDYITAHAKGGK, encoded by the coding sequence ATGGCTTCCGTAGAAGAAAAAGTAAAACAGATCATTGTCGAGCAGCTCGGTGTGGATGAGGGTGAGGTTACGCCCAATGCTTCGTTCGTGGACGATCTCGGCGCCGACTCGCTCGATACGGTCGAGCTGGTGATGGCTTTCGAGGAAGCGTTTGAAATCGAGATTCCAGATGAGGACGCCGAAAAGATCCGCACCGTAAAAGACGCGGTAGATTACATCACAGCCCACGCGAAAGGTGGCAAGTAG